Proteins co-encoded in one Ziziphus jujuba cultivar Dongzao chromosome 9, ASM3175591v1 genomic window:
- the LOC132799429 gene encoding pre-mRNA polyadenylation factor FIP1-like, with protein MALRNSFFLALCFAGFAFLSNINVGLAGRQLLQTTTTPNLPKLPPFPSILNLPPLPTLPTTQPSQLPKPTLPPLPSMPTIPNLPKLNLPPLPSIPTIPNTMPTIPFSSPPPAKTSP; from the coding sequence ATGGCCCTCAGGAATTCCTTCTTCTTGGCTTTATGCTTTGCCGGTTTTGCATTCTTGAGCAATATCAATGTTGGTTTAGCTGGTCGTCAACTTTTGCAGACAACAACAACTCCAAATTTGCCCAAATTGCCACCATTTCCTTCAATACTAAACTTGCCTCCTTTGCCCACATTACCGACCACACAGCCTTCTCAGCTTCCTAAACCCACTTTGCCTCCTCTTCCCAGCATGCCCACCATTCCCAATCTCCCAAAGCTGAATTTGCCTCCTCTGCCCTCCATCCCCACAATCCCAAACACAATGCCAACCATCCCTTTCTCCTCTCCACCACCAGCAAAAACTAGCCCTTGA